From one Gemmatimonadota bacterium genomic stretch:
- a CDS encoding aminotransferase class I/II-fold pyridoxal phosphate-dependent enzyme, with protein MKPTFGAAVQRTAEALSAQGKDANQIAKIVCDQDPDGYNYGIGIVVDGKGKAWPTSETLLNHARAEIDHSLLGEYISTASLAVPLKEAVLRWQRIPKDYWDRFSLLIPSDAGTGAVKTAVEMTLQLYPDLQAIGVEALSWPAYKAIARMSRISCREFPIGDVMDAPDLLPVYQAGPMNTTGRVQSLETMRERAYASKDRPVLLDRAYSGFEYARLLEFRGYDEIMAMSYDGQIRPFIENDVPFWISVSPTKSFGTFALRPCGLLLVHLPDASRTGEVAALANTVTRARGSSFEHPVTRAFVSALVNDLSALEREHAEILRRVATAEKAWKDRCAGSPLSELFTDRYAGLFRNPRVEDEAQAAIYDAHLYPVFTPGRCRLNVTGLPVEGEVAREHVAVFSMHCRG; from the coding sequence ATGAAACCGACCTTCGGCGCCGCCGTACAGCGAACGGCGGAAGCGCTGAGCGCCCAGGGCAAGGACGCCAACCAGATCGCGAAGATCGTATGCGACCAGGACCCCGATGGGTACAACTACGGCATCGGCATCGTCGTGGACGGGAAGGGGAAGGCATGGCCGACCTCCGAGACGCTGCTCAACCATGCCAGGGCCGAAATCGACCACAGCCTGCTCGGCGAGTACATAAGTACCGCGTCCCTCGCCGTTCCGTTGAAGGAAGCGGTGCTGCGGTGGCAACGCATCCCCAAGGACTACTGGGACCGCTTCTCGCTGCTGATTCCCTCGGACGCGGGCACAGGCGCGGTGAAGACCGCGGTAGAGATGACCCTGCAGCTCTATCCGGATCTGCAGGCAATAGGCGTGGAAGCACTGTCCTGGCCCGCATACAAGGCGATCGCCCGGATGAGCAGGATCTCGTGCCGCGAGTTTCCCATCGGTGACGTGATGGATGCGCCTGACCTCCTGCCGGTCTACCAGGCGGGCCCGATGAATACGACCGGCCGCGTCCAGTCCCTCGAGACCATGCGCGAACGGGCCTACGCGTCGAAGGACCGTCCCGTGCTGCTGGACCGGGCCTACTCCGGATTCGAGTATGCCCGCCTCCTCGAGTTCCGCGGATACGACGAGATTATGGCCATGAGCTATGACGGCCAGATACGCCCCTTCATCGAAAACGACGTGCCCTTCTGGATCTCCGTCAGTCCCACCAAGTCCTTCGGCACCTTCGCCCTGCGTCCCTGCGGGTTGCTCCTGGTACACCTGCCGGACGCGTCCCGGACGGGAGAAGTGGCGGCACTGGCCAATACGGTGACGCGCGCCCGGGGCTCGTCCTTCGAACACCCAGTCACTCGGGCCTTTGTGTCGGCGCTGGTCAACGACCTGAGCGCCCTGGAGCGTGAACACGCCGAAATACTGCGGCGGGTCGCGACAGCGGAGAAAGCCTGGAAGGACCGGTGCGCGGGGTCGCCGCTCTCCGAGTTGTTCACGGACCGCTATGCCGGACTGTTCCGCAATCCCCGCGTCGAGGACGAGGCCCAGGCGGCGATCTACGACGCCCATCTGTATCCTGTCTTCACGCCCGGACGCTGCAGGCTGAACGTCACCGGTCTTCCGGTGGAAGGCGAGGTCGCTCGCGAACACGTTGCGGTCTTCTCAATGCATTGCCGTGGATAA